CAGGGTGTGGTGAGTCGATACGTCAACTGGCTTAGGATAAGCAGCAGTGTGACAGAAAGACTGCATAGTCAGGTCTGCAGAGAAGCCCAGACATGCCAGATCTTTCAGTTCGTCACGGGTCATAGGACCAGTAGTGTCCTGAGAGCCTACGGTAGTCATCTTAGGTTCGCAGTATGCGCCTGGGCGAATACCTTCAACACCACATGCTTTACCAACCATCTTCTGGGCCAGGGAGTAACCCTTATCAGACTCAGCAGGCTGTTCTGGCTTACGGAACAGGTCAGATGCATCCAGGTTCAGTGCTTCACGTGCACGTTCAGTCAGGCCGCGACCAATGATCAGAGGGATACGGCCGCCGGCACGAACTTCGTCCAGCAGTACAGGTGTTTTCAGGCCGAATTCGCACAGGGTTTCGCCTGTTTCAGCGTTCTTAGCAACACCTTCGTATGGGTAGATGTCGACAACATCACCCATATTCATGTTTGTAACGTCCATCTCGATCGGCAGAGCGCCGGCATCTTCCATTGTGTTGAAGAAGATAGGTGCAATCTTGCCGCCGAAGCAGTAGCCGCCAGCGCGCTTGTTAGGTACGTTCGGGATATCATCGCCGAAGAACCACAGTACAGAGTTAGTTGCAGATTTACGGGAAGAACCTGTACCTACAACATCACCAACGTATGCAACCGGGTGGCCTTTAGCTTTAACTTCTTCGATCTGCTTAAGAGGGCCAACGCTGCCGTGGTTAGATGGCTCAATACCTTCACGTTCCATCTTCAGCATCGCATTCGCGTGTAGCGGGATGTCAGGACGGGTGAATGCGTCAGGTGCCGGAGACAGGTCGTCAGTGTTAGTTTCACCAGGTACTTTAAATACGGTAACGGTGATTTTTTCAGCCAGTTCAGGCTTGCTGGTGAACCATTCGCCAGCTGCCCAGGATTCCATGATCTGCTTAGCATGTGCGTTGCCAGCATCTGCCTTGTCTTTTACGTCATAGAACGCATCGAACATCAGCAGTGTGTGAGACAGCGCTTTAACGGCAGCTGGTGCCAGTGCGTCATTGTCCAGTGCTGCGATCAGTGGTTCGATGTTATAACCACCCAGCATAGTGCCCAGCAGTTCAACAGCTTTAACCTGATCAACCAGTGGAGAAGTTGCGTCGCCTTTAGCGACTGCAGCCAGGAAACCAGCTTTAACATAAGCTGCCTGGTCAACACCTGCAGGTACACGGTTTTCCAGCAGATCAAGGATGAATGCTTCTTCGCCAGCTGGCGGATTTTTCAGCAGCTCAACCAGTGCCGCTGTCTGATCAGCGTCTAAAGGTTTAGCTGGTACGCTTTCTTGGGCGCGTTCTTCTACATGTTTACGGTAAGCTTCAAGCACGATATAGCCCTCATCTGTTGTTCTTTCCGGCCCCATAGAACAGCCGGCGGTCGATACGGCCCGTATTTGGACCGTTCTTGAATTTGGCGCGTGAATTCTAGCTCAAATCGATGAAAAAGTTAAGTTTTGTCAACAATGTTTATGTTAATACTTTCCGCTTAGATGAATTGTGACGCGACGGCATTTTAGTCATATGGCTGATGTGATCTGTGCTTAAGTATTTGTAATTAACTGTTTGTTTTTTATGGTTAATATTTTTCATTAAGTATTGATTGTTGAACGGATAACAGGAGCTTTAATGATCAGTTTCGCTCAAAGGCTTATCGGTGAGCGACATAACAAATAATGTAAAAGTGTAGACAGTCGGGACAGAAAAGGATTTTTTATTCAAGTTTTTTGGCTAGATTGTCGACAATGTCTGTGGTCAAAAGAGTTTTTAAAAATATTATGAATTTTTTAGGCCACAAACAGCTAAATTGTCTGTACTGCTGATGGTTATATAAACAAGTGGGTCACCGGATGACTTAAATTGTCATCTAAATCAGTCTAAATCTTAAGAATCAGGCATATTTGTCTGTCGGACTAGTGATAATTGCCGTCAGGCATTAGAATCCCTGTCATTGCTTTGAGTATCGGATGAAAGAGTATTTCTAATGGGAAGAAGTTTTGAGAATCGTAAGGCATCTATGGCGAAGACCCAGGGTGCTAAATCTAAGTTGTATGCTAAGTACGGTAAAGAGCTCTATGTTTGCGCGAAAAGTGGTGGCGTAGACCCGGATGGTAACTTGTCACTACGACGTCTGATTGAAAAAGCAAAAAAAGACCAGGTACCTGCTCACGTTATTGAAAAAGCGCTGGATAAAGCGAGCGGCAGCGGCGGTGAAGATTACGCTCACGCGCGTTATGAAGGCTTTGGTCCGGGCGGGTGTATGGTGATTGTTGACTGTCTGACAGATAACAATAACCGTACTTTCGGTGACGTACGTACCGCCTTTAACAAAGGTAAGGCTAAGCTGGGCGGCCAGGGCGCAGTAGCGCACATGTTTGACCACCGTGCGGTACTGGTGTTTCCGCATACGGATGAAGATGAAATCCTTGAGCTTCTGATGATGGCAGATGTTGACGTTGCTGACATTGAAAGTGAAGACGGCAAGATCACAGTGCTTGCGCCACATACTGAGTTCTTTAAAGCGAAAACAGCTTTGCACGAAGCGTTGCCAGATGTTGTGTTTGAAGTAGAAGAAATTACTTTCGTGCCTCAAACAGTAACAGAGCTTAGCGGTGAAGATGTTGAGCAGTTCGAGAAGTTTATGGATTTATTAAACGACTCTGATGACGTTCAGGAAATTTATCACAACGCTGAAATCGCTGAATGATATTAGTTGGCTGAAGCAACTGAATTAAAAAAGCCCTGCAGTGCAGGGCTTTTTTGTGTCTGTCGTAAAGCTATTAACAGGTAATTTGAGAACTAATACGTCTGTTAAAGCGTAATTACCCTGATCGCCAGCGCCAGCAGCACCAGGCCTGTAATACGATTAATCCACTGACTGTTACGCTGTAGGCGGTTTAGTACAGTGCCTCGTGAAAGTACCAGGCATACAAGTGTGTACCAGAAACCATCAACCAGCGTGGCTGTGGCAATCAGGATAAACCGATCTGTCTGACTGGCATCTGCAGATACAAACTGAGAAAACAGCGCGATAAAGAAAATAGCCAGTTTGGGATTCAGTAAAGAAATTAGCAGGCCTTCCTGTCCGGCCTGTAACAGTGAGGCTTTTTGGCTTGCCGTTACCTGCAGTGCATTGGCGCTACCGGCACGTATTGCCTGTAAGCCAATCCAGGCAAGGTAAGCTGCACCTGCCCAGGTAATAAGCGTAAATAACTGTCCGGACTGGCTTATCAGCAATGCCAGACCAGTCACTGTGGCAAATGCCCACAAACCAACTCCGGCGGCGTGGGTCCAGCTGGTGAGTAAGCCGTGCTGGCGGCTGTTGTTTACCGTCTGCTTTAAGACGACTGCCAGGCTTGGTCCCGGTGACATGGCGCCCAGACAGCAGATTAAAAATAATGAAAACCAGGCGGCAAGAGTCATGCTCTGATCCTTAGATGTTGCATTGCTTGAATGAATTTACAGTCCCTGAGGGGCAGCATTTAAGCGCTATGCTCTCAGGAATGCAACAGTCTGAATTTAACTGCCTGATTACAATAAGAAAAGCCTCTTAATTGTTGTTATTACATATTGTGTGTCATGCAATAAATAAATTGTGTCATTCAATCTGCCATGCCAGACTTTTCTGCATGGCGAATCACAAGGAGGCATGTATGAAAACAATCGGTATTTTAGGTGGCATGAGTTGGGAATCCAGTGCAGATTACTACGCCGCTTTGAATCAGGGAGTAAAGCAGCAGCTAGGTGGGCTGCATTCGGCAAAAATTTGTATGTTAAGTGTCGATTTTGCAGAAATTGAACAATTGCAGCATGCCGGTGACTGGTCCCGCTTAGCAGAAATTCTTGCCCGGCAAGCTGTTGCAGTTGAGCGTGGCGGGGCTGATTTTTTGTTAATAGCGACCAATACAATGCATAAGGTGGCAGAAGACGTACAAACTGCGATTAACATCCCGTTACTACACATTGCCGATGTAACCGCAGAAAAACTAATAGCTGATGGTGTAAAGCGTATTGGATTATTAGGTACCCGCTTCACTATGGCTGAAGAATTCTATAAAGGACGTCTTAGCGAAAAGTTTGGTTTAGACGTACTTGTACCTGATAACACGCAGCAGGATGAGATACACCGGATCATTTATGAGGAATTGTGCCAGGGGGAAGTGTATGAAGCTTCACGCAAGATCTATTTACAGATCATAGATGATTTGTTTACCCGCGGCGCAGAAGGTGTGATTTTAGGCTGTACTGAAATCGCCATGCTGGTGAAGCCAGAACACACCTCGATACCTCTATATGACACGACGGCATTACATGCCCGGGGTGCGGTTAAATTTGCCTTGGCTGAATGACTATTTAGCAAGCAGGCCTTTGGCTGACTAAACTGTAATCAGACAGTGTCTGTAAAAGTAGTCAGCAGGAGGCGATTATGATTATCAATCATCAGGTGGGCATAGCCGGTAGCGCAACTGATATATATGAAGCACTGACCACAAATGAAGGCTTAATGGACTGGTGGACTAATGATGTTACCGGTGCAGGAGAAGTCGGCTCAGTTATTCAGTTCCGGTTTAATGGTGGTGGGCCTGATTTTCAGGTAACGGAGTTAGTGCCAGACCAAAAGGTAGTCTGGCGGCACCATGGCAATATGCCAGAAGCCTGGAAGGGGACTGAAATCAGTTTCGATCTTATCCCCGGAGACAACCAGATACTGGTGCGTTTCAGGCATGCCAACTGGGAAGAAGCGTCAGACTTTATGGCGCATTGCACGACCAAGTGGGCGGTTTTCCTGCTGAGCCTCAAAGCTCTGATAGAAACAGGTACAGGCCAGCCTTTCCCCGACGACATTCACATCGATCACAGTTAATCATGCAGTGCCTTGAAGAGCGGCGTGTTGAATGTCCTTATTGCGGAGCAGGTTTTACCTGCCTGTTAGATTGCAGTGCGGGTAATCAGCAATACACCGAAGACTGCCAGGTATGCTGCCAGCCAATCGTATTTGACCTTCAAATTACAGAAGGCAGTGCTGAGGTGCAGTTGAGACGTGAAGACGACGCCTGAAGCTGAGCCCTTATAGAGAGTTCTTAAACAGAGCCCTTATAGATAGCCATTAAACAGAGCTCTTAAACAAGATAAGAACGGTTCTGTAATATTTGATATCTGTGTAAACTACGCGCCTTTCAAAATTGCAGAGATAACAGACAGTGGAAAGCCGCGACGTAGTAATTATTGGTGCCGGTGCCTCCGGATTAATGACGGCAGCAACTGCCGGATACCGTGGCAGAGATGTACTGCTGCTGGAGCACACTAAAAAAGTTGGCCGTAAAATACTTATGTCTGGTGGTGGTCGCTGTAACTTTACCAATATCCACAATGGCCCTGATAACTTTCTTTCTTCGAATGCACATTTCTCCAAATCGGCTTTAAGCCGTTACAAAGCTGCAGACTTTATAGAGCTGGTTGAACGGCATGGAGTGGAATTTCATGAGAAAACTCTGGGGCAGCTGTTCTGTAATGAATCCAGTAAAGAGATGTTGCAGCTTTTGCTGACCGAGTGCGACTGGTCAGGCACTGAGATCCGTACTGAAACCACAGTGAATAAAGTGGAAGCGCTGTCAGATGGTGCTGGCTACCGTCTGGAAACGACATCTGGTGAAGTAAGTTGTCAGTCGCTGGTTATTGCGACTGGGGGGCTGTCTATTCCGAACGGTGGGGCGACTTCTTTCGCTTATGATCTTGCCCGCCAATATGGCATGGAAGTAACAGAATTGCAGGCCGCGCTGGTACCGTTCACTCTCCAGCCTAAAGATCTCGAACACTTCAAGCCTCTGTCAGGTGTATCACATCCGGTCACTGCGAGCATTGGCAAAGTCAGCTTCCGCGAAAGCATGCTATTTACGCACAGAGGCATCAGTGGTCCGGCAATTTTACAGATTTCATCTTACTGGCAGCCGGGAACAGAAGTTAGTATTGACCTGTTCCCAGAGCTGGATCTGACAGACTGGCTAATCCAGGCTAAAGAAAAGCACGGTAAAGCAGATATTGTGAATCAGCTGGCACAGCTGATGAGTAAACGCATGTCACAGACCTTTTGTGAGCTGTGGGCTATCAGTGGTCCGATGAATCAATTCGATAACAAGAAGCTGGCAGCTATCGCTGATCAGTTCCATAACTGGACTATTAAACCCAGTGGCACAGAAGGTTACCGTACTGCTGAGGTCACGCTAGGGGGTATTGTTACTGATGAAGTGTCTTCTAAAACTTTCGAAGCTAAGAAAGCGCCGGGTATGTACTTCGTAGGTGAATGCCTGGATGTGACCGGCCATCTGGGTGGGCATAATTTTCAATGGGCCTGGGCCTGTGGTTTTGCGGCAGGGCAGTTTGTTTAAGTGTGTCAGGGTATTTAAAAGTTAGACAAATGGGGTATTGTCTAACTTTTAATATTAGGTAAGTCTGCTTTGTGCCAAAAGCGGACACTTTCATTGATTGAAACTGATGGTTCTTCATGCACCCTAAAGCTATCGTACATAGATAGGCCATTCATCCATTAGGCGTGATTGTATTGGATATTATTGTGCCTGAAGTATCTTCTTAGCCACAACAAAATAACTAGACGCACCCTCATATACTTCTTCGGTCTTGAGCTTTTGAAACCCCCCATTCTCCAGTAATTTGTCTACATCAGACCTTCTGTATCTTCTTATAGAAATGGGGATAATTCCGACTCTAGATAATATGCTTACTAATAACATCTGCATGCTTACTAGAAGAGACTTTCTATCTTTCAAGCAAGGAGTTGCAGTAATGAATACCCCATCATTTTTCAATAAATCATGAATTCTTGAAATGACATTCTGAGGACTGTTTACGGTATGAAGCATATTGAAGGCTAGTATCACATCAAATGATTCTTTCTTATACCTGTTATCAAATATGGTCGATTGCTCGAAATCTACATTCTCAACATTATTTTCAGCCGCTTTATTTTTTGCTATCTCAATCATCTCAGATGATATATCGAGTGCATGAACCTCTTTTACCAGATTAGAAAGTTCACAGGATGCTGTACCTGTCCCACACCCATAATCTAATACGATATCGTTGATTTTAAGGTAGTTTTTAGTGCTTTCTCTGGTTTTATCATGAATGTATTCAAAGCGCTCTTCTGACTTATCGTAGTTCTTTGAAGCCTTATCCCAGAATTCTTTCGCTTTATTCATAACTTGCACCGACTATAGGTTCTTGAGCTTTAGCGAGGTATGTAGAGGTCGAAACTCATTGACTTTTGAACTCATGTTATCCGTATTTTATCAATGCTATTATGAATAGATACGGACGATTTTGAATAACAGGTATTCATATGGGAATAGATTGGAAGGCTGTAGATTTTGATTGGAACCGAGCCAGAGCTTTTCTTGCCACAGCGGAACTAGGCTCTCTCTCAGCAGCAGCCAAGGCTTTAAATTGTTCTCAGCCCACCTTGAGTAGGCAGGTAAATGCGCTAGAAAGAGAGTTAAAAGTAGTCTTATTCGAACGTGTCGGTAAAGGTTTAGAGCTAACACCCAGCGGAGTTGAGTTACTGGAGTGTGTAAGAAACATGGGTAATGCTGCCTCTCATTTCTCAATCGTGGCCTCAGGGAAATCAGAATCATTAGAAGGATCTGTGTGTATTAGCGCATCAGAAATCATGGCTGTTTATGATTTACCTCCAATAATTTCAAAGCTAAGAAAGATTGAACCCAAAATCACTATTGAAGTAATTGCATCTAATACGAGCAGTGATTTAAAGAGAAGAGAAGCAGATATTGCTTTGAGAGCCTATCGTCCTACTCAGCCTGACTTGATTGCCAAAAAAATCAGAGACGATGATTTTTTTCTTTATGCCGCGACAAGTTATCTGGAGACTAATGGAAACCCTACAGTGATAGATGACTTAAATAGTGCGGACTTTATAGGAATACCTGAAACTCAGAAGGTTATCTCGATATTAAATCAACGAGGCCTTGATCTTACATCAGATAACTTTCCTGTTATTACGGGAAACCATACCGTTTATTGGGAGCTAGTTAAGCAAGGAGCGGGTATCGGTTTTATTCAAGAGAAATTAGGTAAAACAGAAAGCAGGGTTGAGAAAGTGTTACCTGCATTAGGAGCATTCTCTAGTGAGCTTTGGCTTGTTACTCACCGTGAACTCAGGACTAACAGGAGAATTCGGCGAGTATTTGACTTCCTTGATGATGAATTAGCGCAGAATAAATAGTCAGGTACGCTATATATGATGCATCCTTAAATGTCCGCTTTGTGTCGTTTGGAGTCTAACGACAAGGTAGCTTCTGATGACTGCTTTTGGTACGGAGCAGTCTAGACAGCTCTGTGTCGGAGGCTGACTTTGAAATATGGAATAGCATTTTTAACGTTTAAATATTACTAGGAATTCAAATGAAAGGAATCAAACTCATAAGTTTAGTGTTTTTATGTTCCTCACTTTCAAGTTTTGTAACTTGGCATTATGTTCAAAGCTCGAATGACGCAGGATATGACTTGATCGGCTTAATGTGCAACTCTTCAACTGTTTCTCTGAACACCAAAGTTCTGAGTTTAGAAAGTGATGATGAATTGCGTTGTCACTTAGCGAAACATACTTCGTGGATGGTGGAAGATCTTGAGGCTGCTGAGATACCTGATAAGTATATTATCGCTGGGCCAGGACTTCCTCGGATGACTAGGTCATTCTTAAGTGAGTCTGTAGGTGAATATAATTCTACCCAGCTCAAAAAATATGCTTCTGAGTGTGAAGT
The DNA window shown above is from Aliamphritea ceti and carries:
- the acnB gene encoding bifunctional aconitate hydratase 2/2-methylisocitrate dehydratase, translated to MLEAYRKHVEERAQESVPAKPLDADQTAALVELLKNPPAGEEAFILDLLENRVPAGVDQAAYVKAGFLAAVAKGDATSPLVDQVKAVELLGTMLGGYNIEPLIAALDNDALAPAAVKALSHTLLMFDAFYDVKDKADAGNAHAKQIMESWAAGEWFTSKPELAEKITVTVFKVPGETNTDDLSPAPDAFTRPDIPLHANAMLKMEREGIEPSNHGSVGPLKQIEEVKAKGHPVAYVGDVVGTGSSRKSATNSVLWFFGDDIPNVPNKRAGGYCFGGKIAPIFFNTMEDAGALPIEMDVTNMNMGDVVDIYPYEGVAKNAETGETLCEFGLKTPVLLDEVRAGGRIPLIIGRGLTERAREALNLDASDLFRKPEQPAESDKGYSLAQKMVGKACGVEGIRPGAYCEPKMTTVGSQDTTGPMTRDELKDLACLGFSADLTMQSFCHTAAYPKPVDVSTHHTLPDFIMNRGGVSLRPGDGVIHSWLNRMLLPDTVGTGGDSHTRFPIGISFPAGSGLVAFAAATGVMPLDMPESVLVRFKGDTLQPGVTLRDLVNAIPYYAIKQGLLTVAKAGKKNIFSGRILEIEGLPDLKVEQAFELSDSAAERSAAACSIKLNEAPIREYLNSNITMLKWMLSEGYGDPRTIERRIGNMEAWLANPELMEGDADAEYAAVIEIDLADVKEPILACPNDPDDVKTLTEVAGVHVDEVFLGSCMTNIGHFRAAGKLLDAAGTTLPTRMWVAPPTKMDAAQLTEEGYYNIFGKAGARMEMPGCSLCMGNQARVGDNTTVVSTSTRNFPNRLGTGANVYLSSAELAAVAALLGKIPTVEEYMEYALKIDSMAEDVYRYLNFDQIETYTNAASSVIATA
- a CDS encoding YebC/PmpR family DNA-binding transcriptional regulator, producing MGRSFENRKASMAKTQGAKSKLYAKYGKELYVCAKSGGVDPDGNLSLRRLIEKAKKDQVPAHVIEKALDKASGSGGEDYAHARYEGFGPGGCMVIVDCLTDNNNRTFGDVRTAFNKGKAKLGGQGAVAHMFDHRAVLVFPHTDEDEILELLMMADVDVADIESEDGKITVLAPHTEFFKAKTALHEALPDVVFEVEEITFVPQTVTELSGEDVEQFEKFMDLLNDSDDVQEIYHNAEIAE
- a CDS encoding LysE family translocator, giving the protein MTLAAWFSLFLICCLGAMSPGPSLAVVLKQTVNNSRQHGLLTSWTHAAGVGLWAFATVTGLALLISQSGQLFTLITWAGAAYLAWIGLQAIRAGSANALQVTASQKASLLQAGQEGLLISLLNPKLAIFFIALFSQFVSADASQTDRFILIATATLVDGFWYTLVCLVLSRGTVLNRLQRNSQWINRITGLVLLALAIRVITL
- a CDS encoding aspartate/glutamate racemase family protein, translated to MKTIGILGGMSWESSADYYAALNQGVKQQLGGLHSAKICMLSVDFAEIEQLQHAGDWSRLAEILARQAVAVERGGADFLLIATNTMHKVAEDVQTAINIPLLHIADVTAEKLIADGVKRIGLLGTRFTMAEEFYKGRLSEKFGLDVLVPDNTQQDEIHRIIYEELCQGEVYEASRKIYLQIIDDLFTRGAEGVILGCTEIAMLVKPEHTSIPLYDTTALHARGAVKFALAE
- a CDS encoding SRPBCC family protein → MIINHQVGIAGSATDIYEALTTNEGLMDWWTNDVTGAGEVGSVIQFRFNGGGPDFQVTELVPDQKVVWRHHGNMPEAWKGTEISFDLIPGDNQILVRFRHANWEEASDFMAHCTTKWAVFLLSLKALIETGTGQPFPDDIHIDHS
- a CDS encoding CPXCG motif-containing cysteine-rich protein gives rise to the protein MQCLEERRVECPYCGAGFTCLLDCSAGNQQYTEDCQVCCQPIVFDLQITEGSAEVQLRREDDA
- a CDS encoding NAD(P)/FAD-dependent oxidoreductase, whose amino-acid sequence is MESRDVVIIGAGASGLMTAATAGYRGRDVLLLEHTKKVGRKILMSGGGRCNFTNIHNGPDNFLSSNAHFSKSALSRYKAADFIELVERHGVEFHEKTLGQLFCNESSKEMLQLLLTECDWSGTEIRTETTVNKVEALSDGAGYRLETTSGEVSCQSLVIATGGLSIPNGGATSFAYDLARQYGMEVTELQAALVPFTLQPKDLEHFKPLSGVSHPVTASIGKVSFRESMLFTHRGISGPAILQISSYWQPGTEVSIDLFPELDLTDWLIQAKEKHGKADIVNQLAQLMSKRMSQTFCELWAISGPMNQFDNKKLAAIADQFHNWTIKPSGTEGYRTAEVTLGGIVTDEVSSKTFEAKKAPGMYFVGECLDVTGHLGGHNFQWAWACGFAAGQFV
- a CDS encoding class I SAM-dependent methyltransferase, with the protein product MNKAKEFWDKASKNYDKSEERFEYIHDKTRESTKNYLKINDIVLDYGCGTGTASCELSNLVKEVHALDISSEMIEIAKNKAAENNVENVDFEQSTIFDNRYKKESFDVILAFNMLHTVNSPQNVISRIHDLLKNDGVFITATPCLKDRKSLLVSMQMLLVSILSRVGIIPISIRRYRRSDVDKLLENGGFQKLKTEEVYEGASSYFVVAKKILQAQ
- a CDS encoding LysR family transcriptional regulator, which gives rise to MGIDWKAVDFDWNRARAFLATAELGSLSAAAKALNCSQPTLSRQVNALERELKVVLFERVGKGLELTPSGVELLECVRNMGNAASHFSIVASGKSESLEGSVCISASEIMAVYDLPPIISKLRKIEPKITIEVIASNTSSDLKRREADIALRAYRPTQPDLIAKKIRDDDFFLYAATSYLETNGNPTVIDDLNSADFIGIPETQKVISILNQRGLDLTSDNFPVITGNHTVYWELVKQGAGIGFIQEKLGKTESRVEKVLPALGAFSSELWLVTHRELRTNRRIRRVFDFLDDELAQNK